A genomic window from Pseudanabaena yagii GIHE-NHR1 includes:
- a CDS encoding PAS domain-containing protein, which produces MLPRTSYRIRAYAIAVLLVPIAIMLTYLYSYFLLQHPTDIPIFAAFYVAVCLSTWYGGRYAGLTTTVLSVIAIDYYFLPPFDNWSTSIKDGFRLGVYAGIMLLLNWLITKLVDSRNQIKKISQQQLLQSKDLLHQALQAADMGVWEYELSTQNMIWSSEHEKLFGLEQGAFDGRYETFESFIHTDDRQIVKKSLQLATNQQEILNTRFRIVWADGSLHWLEYRGKLIYDEKGQRLSINGIGMNVDARIQAKEALQNLNLELEDKVKQRTLALQETEARYRAIVEDQTELIVRYRPDSTVVFANDAYCHYFGMKQEEVISQSYAPVVFADDLEYVNRQVQSISATNPIVMITNRVVVNGEIRWTQWNNHLLVDENGKAVELQAVGRDITPWKQAEEALQISEERLKLALEGSGDGLWDWDITNSKVYVSPRWLEMLDYAENELSINLSNWANLIHPDDKSWVLDLLNDHLQNSNARYAYDYRVQTKSGQWKWIANFGKVVARDKDGKPLRMVGTHKDISDRKKAEEQLQLSSERISLANAELSRAARLKDEFLAGMSHELRTPLNAILGMSEILLEELHGRINSSQKQSVNLIESSGKHLLNLINDILDLSKIEAGRMELEINSVEVQQLCKDSLSFVKEMAFKKNIQIRYDIARGIDHVELDERRIRQVLINLLSNAVKFTPEGGEVQLSVICPEPEKIEFAISDTGIGIATDQMDKLFQPFMQIDSKLSRRYSGTGLGLSLVRRIVELHGGSVTLESEVGQGLSTGQKFNGVKEGLRIEM; this is translated from the coding sequence ATGCTGCCCAGAACATCCTATAGAATACGAGCCTATGCGATCGCGGTACTATTAGTACCAATCGCAATCATGTTGACGTATCTCTATAGCTACTTTTTACTGCAACACCCCACAGACATTCCAATTTTTGCCGCCTTTTATGTGGCTGTATGCCTGAGCACTTGGTACGGTGGTAGATATGCTGGCTTGACCACAACCGTACTATCGGTAATAGCAATTGACTATTATTTCTTACCTCCTTTTGATAATTGGTCTACATCTATTAAAGATGGATTTCGGTTAGGAGTTTATGCGGGTATAATGCTACTTTTGAACTGGTTGATAACAAAACTAGTTGATTCTCGTAACCAAATCAAAAAAATTAGTCAACAACAACTTCTACAGAGTAAAGATCTACTGCATCAAGCATTGCAAGCCGCCGATATGGGTGTTTGGGAATATGAACTTTCTACCCAAAACATGATTTGGTCATCTGAACATGAAAAATTATTCGGTTTAGAACAAGGCGCATTTGATGGCAGATATGAAACCTTTGAGTCCTTTATTCATACTGACGATCGCCAAATAGTAAAAAAATCTCTTCAATTAGCCACAAATCAACAAGAAATCCTAAATACCAGATTTCGGATTGTTTGGGCAGATGGTAGTTTGCACTGGTTAGAGTATCGCGGCAAGCTTATCTATGATGAAAAAGGACAAAGATTATCCATTAATGGTATAGGGATGAATGTTGACGCTCGCATCCAAGCTAAGGAGGCGTTGCAGAATTTAAATCTAGAATTAGAAGACAAAGTAAAGCAGCGTACATTAGCATTACAGGAAACGGAAGCCAGATATCGCGCTATTGTTGAGGATCAGACAGAACTAATCGTCCGCTATCGTCCTGATAGCACAGTTGTATTTGCCAATGACGCATACTGTCATTACTTCGGTATGAAACAGGAGGAGGTTATTAGTCAAAGTTATGCCCCTGTTGTGTTTGCTGATGATTTGGAATATGTTAATCGACAGGTACAATCGATCAGTGCCACAAATCCAATTGTGATGATTACAAACCGTGTGGTCGTCAATGGTGAAATTCGATGGACACAGTGGAATAACCACCTATTAGTTGATGAGAATGGAAAGGCTGTAGAGCTGCAAGCCGTTGGGCGCGATATTACACCTTGGAAACAAGCAGAAGAGGCTCTCCAAATTAGCGAGGAACGCTTAAAACTTGCTTTAGAAGGATCTGGCGATGGTTTGTGGGATTGGGATATTACTAATAGTAAAGTGTATGTGAGTCCGAGATGGCTAGAAATGTTGGACTATGCCGAGAATGAATTGTCTATAAATTTGAGCAATTGGGCAAATTTAATTCACCCAGATGACAAATCTTGGGTATTAGATTTACTCAACGATCATCTTCAAAATAGCAATGCTCGCTATGCCTACGATTATCGTGTCCAAACTAAGTCAGGGCAATGGAAATGGATTGCCAACTTTGGCAAGGTTGTAGCTCGTGATAAGGATGGTAAACCATTGCGAATGGTGGGGACACATAAAGATATTAGCGATCGCAAAAAAGCTGAGGAACAGTTACAGTTAAGCTCTGAGAGGATCAGCCTTGCTAATGCTGAGCTATCCAGAGCTGCAAGGCTAAAAGATGAATTCCTTGCAGGTATGAGCCATGAACTACGCACCCCTCTCAATGCCATTTTAGGAATGTCAGAAATCTTGCTAGAAGAGCTGCATGGCAGAATCAATAGTAGCCAGAAACAATCTGTCAACCTGATTGAAAGTAGTGGCAAGCACCTATTAAACCTAATCAACGATATTCTTGACCTGTCAAAAATCGAAGCGGGTAGAATGGAACTGGAAATAAATTCTGTCGAAGTTCAGCAACTATGCAAAGATAGTCTGAGTTTCGTCAAAGAAATGGCATTCAAGAAAAATATCCAGATACGTTATGATATTGCTCGCGGCATCGATCATGTAGAACTAGATGAGCGTCGGATAAGGCAGGTATTGATCAACTTGCTGAGTAATGCTGTGAAATTTACGCCCGAAGGTGGCGAGGTGCAACTATCTGTAATCTGTCCCGAACCTGAAAAAATAGAATTTGCGATCTCCGATACTGGTATTGGCATTGCTACCGATCAGATGGACAAGCTGTTTCAGCCCTTTATGCAGATTGATAGCAAGCTCTCTCGTCGCTATTCTGGAACGGGATTAGGTCTATCCCTAGTGCGAAGGATTGTCGAGCTACATGGCGGTAGTGTCACCCTAGAAAGTGAAGTAGGACAAGGCCTAAGTACAGGACAAAAATTTAATGGAGTTAAAGAAGGCTTGAGAATTGAGATGTAA
- a CDS encoding fimbrial biogenesis chaperone, which produces MNMRSLTAILPLVIGANLISALPSFSQVEATFQFSPMLSNFAPSGQKANQSFVVKNTGKKSTAIQIRMVKREMDLDGKEINTNADDDFILYPPQMLVKAGESQTVRVTWVGDASPAKELSYRIIAEQLPIDLTTITQTQGNTTVSIKVLFQYMGSVYIVPPNVAPNVSLENAVCQVETSKDGKKENKLQLTFANQGTAHALLSNLRLSLAPIGKETNPIKLEAKQLTGVNGENMLAGSKRRFSLPCPAGLSNEKLSGTFEYDRGN; this is translated from the coding sequence ATGAATATGCGATCGCTAACCGCCATCTTGCCATTGGTCATCGGTGCAAATCTGATTTCAGCGCTGCCATCTTTTTCTCAAGTTGAGGCAACCTTCCAGTTTTCGCCAATGCTTTCAAACTTTGCCCCCTCTGGACAAAAAGCTAATCAATCTTTTGTCGTCAAAAATACAGGCAAGAAATCCACTGCCATCCAAATCAGGATGGTGAAACGGGAAATGGATCTTGATGGCAAAGAGATTAATACTAACGCCGATGATGACTTTATTCTCTATCCACCGCAAATGCTGGTCAAGGCTGGCGAAAGTCAAACCGTGCGCGTCACTTGGGTGGGCGATGCTAGTCCAGCCAAAGAGCTTTCCTATCGCATCATCGCCGAGCAACTGCCCATCGATTTAACCACAATTACCCAAACCCAAGGGAATACAACGGTTTCGATCAAAGTTTTATTTCAATACATGGGATCGGTCTATATTGTGCCGCCAAATGTTGCACCCAATGTCTCTCTAGAGAACGCAGTTTGTCAGGTGGAAACTAGCAAAGATGGTAAGAAAGAGAATAAGTTGCAGCTAACCTTTGCTAACCAAGGCACAGCCCACGCCCTGCTTAGCAACCTCCGTCTCAGTCTAGCTCCTATCGGCAAAGAAACTAATCCCATCAAGTTAGAAGCCAAACAACTCACAGGTGTAAACGGCGAAAATATGCTCGCTGGTAGCAAGCGCCGATTCTCGTTACCCTGTCCCGCAGGTTTATCGAATGAGAAGCTATCAGGCACATTCGAGTATGATCGTGGTAATTAA
- a CDS encoding response regulator: protein MSCTKGQGSRFTVIIPCQVSSLSQVDFIASPVMHPPSIQRALIIEDSESAANQISRYLQELGATTVIHPWGQGVINAVLETKPDLIILDILLPDLPGWDVLIELKSNPLTKDIPVVIISIVDDRPKGFALGAADYLVKPINRIQLQQSLNGIMGIVEKVQTTALVIANHQKIKAPLIVLAEDNEAIIITMLSYLEAYGLRMAIARNGLEAVHLIKQCPPELVLMDIQMPEMDGLEAIRQIRADSSFANLPIIALTALAMPDDRERCFNAGANEYLTKPVRLKQVRQLIQQYLPYWQLP from the coding sequence TTGTCCTGTACTAAGGGACAAGGCAGTAGATTTACCGTGATCATTCCTTGCCAAGTTAGTTCTCTATCTCAGGTTGATTTTATCGCATCACCAGTGATGCATCCGCCATCGATTCAACGCGCACTCATTATCGAAGATTCGGAATCTGCTGCCAATCAAATTTCTCGATATTTGCAAGAACTAGGTGCGACTACAGTAATACATCCTTGGGGGCAAGGAGTGATTAATGCTGTACTCGAAACTAAACCTGACTTGATTATTCTTGATATTTTACTGCCAGATCTACCGGGGTGGGATGTATTGATTGAGCTAAAAAGCAATCCGCTTACCAAAGATATTCCAGTAGTGATTATTTCTATCGTTGACGATCGCCCCAAAGGATTTGCCCTCGGAGCCGCCGATTATCTAGTTAAGCCAATTAACCGCATACAGTTACAGCAATCTCTAAATGGCATTATGGGGATTGTCGAAAAAGTCCAAACAACTGCACTCGTGATTGCTAACCATCAAAAGATAAAAGCCCCATTGATCGTACTTGCCGAAGATAACGAAGCTATTATTATCACGATGCTTAGCTATTTAGAGGCTTATGGACTCAGGATGGCGATCGCTCGTAATGGTTTAGAAGCAGTTCACTTGATCAAGCAATGTCCACCAGAACTAGTGCTAATGGATATTCAAATGCCTGAAATGGATGGATTAGAAGCCATTCGCCAAATTCGCGCCGACAGTAGTTTTGCGAATCTTCCCATTATTGCTTTGACAGCCTTGGCAATGCCCGATGATCGTGAGCGTTGCTTCAACGCAGGAGCTAATGAATATCTAACTAAACCTGTAAGATTAAAACAAGTCAGACAACTGATTCAACAATATCTACCGTATTGGCAGTTACCGTAA
- a CDS encoding fimbria/pilus outer membrane usher protein codes for MRRVIKHSYLYLAICLPILLIADYTIAQNSPANNSDDETFQRVFGRPRANTGKQTLIVPLVIDDREQATIRISFVPSQPQQTRLQSKVTLQALKPILRPEVLNAIETAIGNAEDFAVDVLQKNGIEAVFDERRLAVFLKISPAVRAVNVLGDRANLPPEAKEAIPVSSLSGYVNIFASDRFAWASNQIQGIQRQPLFFGFDGAINFQNWVLEGNWSFAEKGQPELTRGDIRIVRDDPDNAVRYLAGDYSFPTTGFQNAIAVGGIAAARNFSLQPYTIIRPINNFEFFLERPSKVEIYANGRLAQTLNLPAGQQDLRQLPLTTGINDIQLLVTDDLGQEQRINFSSAVASNLLAPNVQQFAYSFGFPSKTLNGGRNYDWSKPILSLAHRWGVSNVLTLGGYTQATSRQQLLGIEGIFATVFGNFAWDAAISNDQNVGQDLAWRLRYDFFNAKDTDRSFGFSAEQRGARFITFGNEEIPRNNTALDLSAFYRQKIFDDIGAGLNIQYRFGRDVPDAYRVGLDLSKSFSNGLSLNLSLSQSRDTNGVNEQRALLSMQLNLGAQSVQASTEVRNTDSPTQQVSWSFRTPEVSESLSGSLGLSRSRGSDRFTSNFTYTGYRAIWNLAPDIAFAPNSTQANALVSVRTAIAFADGNIALSRPISDSFALVVPEKALASQIVGVNPDGQGTYLSRADDFGAAVIPNLSSYNVSRLLLEVPDAPAGVETGNPIYYTLPTYKSGTVIRVGTDATVYIRGILTDAKGTAIALQAGEVRSLSDPQWQPITLFTNRAGKFALTGFKVGRYELKIGSQTLQFEVPEGKVGLYDLGKLKLPAFEKK; via the coding sequence ATGCGTCGAGTGATCAAACATAGTTATCTATACCTTGCTATCTGTCTTCCTATTTTGCTCATAGCAGACTATACGATCGCTCAAAATTCTCCTGCCAACAATAGCGATGACGAAACCTTTCAGCGTGTGTTTGGTCGTCCTCGTGCCAACACTGGTAAACAGACGCTAATAGTTCCCCTCGTCATCGACGATCGCGAACAAGCCACGATTCGTATTAGCTTTGTCCCTAGTCAACCACAACAAACAAGACTCCAATCAAAAGTCACTCTGCAAGCGCTCAAACCGATCTTGCGACCTGAAGTTCTCAATGCAATTGAAACTGCAATCGGCAATGCTGAAGACTTTGCAGTAGATGTCTTACAAAAAAATGGCATTGAGGCAGTTTTTGATGAACGCCGCCTTGCTGTGTTCTTAAAAATTAGTCCTGCGGTGCGTGCTGTTAACGTTTTAGGCGATCGCGCTAATCTCCCACCCGAAGCTAAAGAAGCAATCCCAGTTAGTAGCTTGAGTGGCTATGTGAATATCTTTGCCAGCGATCGCTTTGCATGGGCAAGTAACCAAATACAGGGAATTCAGCGACAACCATTGTTTTTCGGGTTTGATGGTGCGATTAATTTCCAGAATTGGGTTTTGGAAGGAAATTGGTCATTTGCCGAAAAGGGACAACCTGAATTAACGCGAGGCGATATCAGGATTGTGCGTGATGATCCAGATAATGCCGTACGCTATCTCGCAGGGGACTACAGCTTCCCGACTACAGGTTTTCAAAATGCGATCGCGGTGGGTGGTATTGCAGCGGCACGGAACTTCTCTTTACAGCCCTATACGATTATTCGACCTATCAACAATTTTGAGTTTTTTCTAGAACGTCCCTCCAAAGTAGAAATCTATGCCAATGGTCGGCTTGCTCAAACGCTAAATCTTCCCGCAGGACAGCAGGACTTACGCCAATTACCCCTCACTACTGGCATTAATGACATTCAACTCTTAGTCACCGATGATCTTGGACAAGAGCAAAGAATTAACTTCTCATCCGCAGTTGCCTCAAATCTGCTGGCTCCCAATGTGCAGCAGTTTGCCTATAGTTTTGGATTTCCCTCAAAGACACTCAATGGTGGACGTAACTATGACTGGTCAAAACCTATTCTATCTTTGGCGCATCGTTGGGGCGTGAGTAATGTATTGACCTTGGGTGGCTATACTCAAGCTACCAGTCGTCAGCAACTATTGGGTATTGAAGGAATCTTTGCCACTGTTTTCGGGAACTTCGCATGGGATGCCGCCATTAGTAATGATCAAAATGTTGGTCAAGATTTAGCATGGCGACTGCGTTATGACTTCTTTAATGCCAAGGATACCGATCGCTCCTTTGGTTTTAGCGCCGAGCAACGCGGGGCAAGATTTATTACCTTTGGCAATGAAGAAATACCTCGCAATAATACGGCTCTGGATTTATCAGCTTTCTATCGCCAAAAAATATTTGATGATATTGGCGCAGGCTTGAATATCCAATACCGTTTTGGGCGCGATGTTCCTGATGCTTATCGGGTAGGACTAGATTTATCCAAATCCTTTAGTAATGGGCTTTCCCTCAATCTATCGCTATCCCAAAGCCGTGATACTAATGGAGTAAATGAACAACGTGCTCTATTGAGTATGCAGCTAAATCTAGGAGCGCAATCCGTCCAAGCTAGTACCGAGGTTCGCAATACCGATAGTCCCACGCAACAAGTATCATGGAGTTTCCGCACGCCAGAGGTGAGTGAGTCCCTCAGTGGCTCCCTTGGGCTGAGTCGTAGTCGCGGTAGCGATCGCTTCACGAGCAACTTCACCTACACAGGCTATCGCGCCATTTGGAACCTTGCACCTGATATTGCTTTTGCGCCCAATAGCACCCAAGCCAATGCTCTAGTGAGTGTCAGAACTGCGATCGCCTTTGCCGATGGCAATATTGCTTTATCACGTCCGATTAGTGACAGCTTTGCGCTGGTTGTACCAGAAAAAGCTTTAGCCTCGCAAATAGTCGGTGTCAATCCCGATGGACAAGGAACATATCTCAGTCGTGCTGATGATTTCGGTGCAGCCGTGATTCCCAATCTATCCTCCTATAATGTTTCTCGCCTCTTACTAGAAGTTCCCGATGCTCCCGCAGGTGTGGAAACTGGCAATCCTATTTATTACACCTTGCCAACCTATAAAAGTGGCACTGTGATTCGCGTTGGTACGGATGCGACTGTCTATATAAGAGGAATTTTGACTGATGCGAAAGGAACGGCGATCGCTCTTCAAGCAGGAGAGGTTCGTTCTCTATCCGATCCACAATGGCAACCGATCACTCTATTCACCAATCGGGCTGGCAAGTTTGCGCTGACAGGTTTCAAGGTCGGACGATATGAATTAAAAATTGGTTCGCAAACTCTCCAATTTGAAGTTCCTGAAGGGAAGGTTGGCTTGTACGATCTTGGAAAATTAAAGCTTCCTGCTTTTGAAAAGAAGTAA
- a CDS encoding type IV pilin-like G/H family protein, whose protein sequence is MRQPNSRSNIKPVFVRVCQAIAMPCLTLSLLVACNSGDRPKDANSQKLAGTWEFKNHDGVKNGIAIFDSQNGIEGNVYILSNDLPSGKTAIAGKFKVNSSTNPQQLDLTFGDLTTQTIYEIGNDGQLKIANTVPDQPRPTTLDAQPQQLTKVSDNTSIASDIKILRSPDLAASSALIREAESKSYIRVIMRSQQQIFQEKGQFSTDINLLASGLKLNSEFYNYQATVLDTASGLLVQNTAIPVKDGLKAYTGIVYAIANDSQNQKVTKLLMCESNLATRNPPSQAQKQDEGYRCPDTYTSISP, encoded by the coding sequence ATGCGACAGCCAAATTCCCGCTCAAATATCAAACCTGTTTTCGTGAGAGTCTGCCAAGCGATCGCCATGCCTTGCCTCACGCTTAGTTTATTAGTTGCCTGTAATTCAGGCGATCGCCCTAAAGATGCAAACAGTCAAAAACTAGCAGGAACTTGGGAATTTAAAAATCATGATGGAGTCAAGAATGGGATAGCGATTTTTGATTCTCAAAATGGAATTGAGGGAAATGTCTATATTTTGAGCAATGATTTGCCATCAGGAAAGACTGCGATCGCAGGTAAGTTTAAAGTCAACTCTAGTACCAATCCCCAACAACTCGATCTCACTTTTGGCGATCTCACTACGCAAACGATCTACGAAATCGGTAATGATGGACAGCTAAAAATTGCGAATACAGTTCCTGATCAACCCCGTCCCACTACTTTAGATGCTCAACCCCAACAGTTAACTAAAGTCTCAGACAATACAAGTATTGCAAGTGATATCAAAATTCTGCGATCGCCTGATTTAGCTGCTTCATCGGCATTGATTCGGGAAGCTGAGAGTAAGTCTTATATTCGCGTCATCATGCGATCGCAGCAACAAATATTTCAAGAGAAGGGACAATTCTCAACGGATATTAATCTATTAGCATCAGGATTAAAACTTAACTCGGAATTCTATAATTACCAAGCTACGGTATTGGATACAGCTTCAGGATTACTAGTCCAAAATACTGCTATTCCTGTTAAGGATGGACTCAAAGCTTATACGGGCATTGTCTATGCGATCGCTAATGATAGCCAAAATCAGAAGGTCACGAAACTATTGATGTGTGAAAGCAATCTTGCCACCCGAAATCCTCCGTCTCAGGCTCAAAAACAGGATGAAGGATATCGATGTCCAGATACATATACTTCAATTAGTCCATAA